A genomic region of Nitrososphaerota archaeon contains the following coding sequences:
- a CDS encoding DUF4276 family protein, with amino-acid sequence MRARVLPVKRSIEAWILAGLSLTSPEEILDPEEELKKAMQRMGKYYVKSPEVYKRLAKEIDIEKAMSLSKTFKDFIDFLSH; translated from the coding sequence ATGCGGGCGCGTGTTCTACCAGTCAAGAGAAGCATAGAGGCGTGGATACTCGCAGGGCTCTCCCTAACTAGCCCCGAGGAGATACTAGATCCAGAGGAGGAGCTCAAGAAAGCGATGCAGAGAATGGGTAAATACTATGTTAAAAGTCCAGAGGTCTACAAGCGGTTAGCAAAAGAAATAGATATCGAAAAAGCTATGAGTTTGTCCAAAACCTTCAAAGATTTTATAGATTTCCTTTCACACTAA
- a CDS encoding ATP-binding protein — protein sequence MIPEVEEIIPHIEGADVEIWLKLKGLEEPLKPHNISDGTLRILAIISALYGGFSLVVLEEPENCIHPYLLESLMQLARDSPSQIIMTTHSPYLLDHAKAEEVYLVRKEDLETKVEKLTSTSEMEQVKRFLEEGGSLGEAWYSGIIGGAL from the coding sequence ATGATTCCAGAAGTCGAGGAGATTATACCACATATAGAGGGAGCCGATGTTGAGATATGGCTTAAACTTAAAGGTTTAGAGGAGCCGCTAAAGCCACATAATATTTCTGACGGTACTTTGCGTATCCTCGCCATAATCTCCGCTCTATACGGTGGTTTCAGCTTAGTAGTTTTGGAGGAACCTGAAAACTGCATACACCCTTATCTACTTGAAAGCTTAATGCAGTTGGCTAGAGACTCCCCATCTCAGATCATTATGACGACACATTCACCCTACTTACTGGATCACGCTAAAGCAGAGGAAGTTTACCTAGTGAGAAAAGAGGATTTAGAAACCAAGGTGGAGAAGCTGACCAGCACAAGCGAGATGGAGCAGGTAAAGCGCTTTCTCGAGGAAGGCGGCAGCCTAGGCGAAGCCTGGTACTCCGGGATAATCGGCGGCGCGCTTTGA
- a CDS encoding AAA family ATPase: MFTGIHVENFLSLRSVTIELGKVNIFIGPNASGKSNIAKIFRLLAKHAREGVPVLEGYASLRDLSFNFDPTVSIYIGLGALIRYRKYTYGLEFNKEKYLEQIFARDQLVISYEGGTGVLRTKDGSSHFSLGEAYYYDKVVVNKSILLALPANIEAEIRELASSLRRISVHSFAPDALRLKNSVTEKPFLKYHGEKFGSLSSLPLYREAKRFWANRRNVTEHDSRSRGDYTTYRGSRC, encoded by the coding sequence ATGTTTACAGGCATCCATGTCGAAAACTTTCTGAGCCTCAGGAGTGTCACTATAGAACTTGGGAAGGTGAACATCTTCATAGGGCCGAACGCTAGCGGGAAAAGCAACATTGCAAAGATCTTTCGGCTACTAGCGAAACACGCAAGAGAAGGAGTGCCTGTTTTAGAGGGCTATGCTAGCTTGAGGGACTTGTCTTTCAATTTCGATCCAACTGTGAGCATATATATTGGGTTAGGAGCACTTATTAGATACCGCAAATACACATATGGATTAGAATTTAACAAGGAGAAGTACTTGGAGCAAATATTTGCACGTGATCAGCTGGTCATTTCTTATGAAGGCGGTACTGGTGTGTTACGCACTAAAGATGGTAGTTCACATTTTTCGCTTGGAGAAGCTTACTATTATGACAAAGTGGTTGTAAATAAAAGTATATTACTTGCTCTTCCCGCAAATATAGAAGCCGAAATCCGCGAGTTAGCATCTAGTTTAAGAAGAATTTCTGTTCACTCTTTTGCTCCAGATGCTCTTCGGCTTAAAAATAGCGTTACAGAAAAACCTTTTCTGAAGTACCACGGTGAAAAATTTGGCTCGCTATCTTCTTTACCTCTATACCGAGAGGCGAAGAGATTTTGGGCGAATCGAAGAAACGTTACGGAACATGATTCCAGAAGTCGAGGAGATTATACCACATATAGAGGGAGCCGATGTTGA
- a CDS encoding cysteine--tRNA ligase gives MPLKVYNTYSRRVEVFTPITEGLVKMFVCGPTVYDYLHLGHARTYIFYDVVARYLRYLGYRVNFIINITDIDDKIFEKAKREGRSASEIASKYKEACIEDLKSIGVETVTLFAQASAYLPQMIQQIQTLLEKGYAYKTSRNIYFDTSKFPAFGALSHQSRAELSLRRIDLDPEKKNPTDFILWRNVDEDEEGFDSPFGWGRPGWHIEDTAISITHFSNSYDVHGGAVELIYPHHEAEIAQAEAYTGHKPFVKYWVHTGLLKLGGEKMAKSSGNYITIRDALEKWNPNLLRLYFLSTKYRRSMIFDEEKMMKLKSKLRAVEKLWDSCQRLSSTDGQGNLSPKIRALKQRFTAHMNEDFNTPAAIQALYEVAELINTSTAMQAEGILKNSYQTIAGILAVLGLFSVKHNWSI, from the coding sequence TTGCCGCTTAAAGTCTACAACACGTATAGCCGCAGAGTGGAGGTCTTCACACCTATTACCGAAGGTTTGGTTAAGATGTTCGTCTGCGGACCAACGGTCTATGATTACCTCCACTTGGGGCACGCTAGAACCTACATATTCTATGATGTAGTAGCCAGATACCTAAGATACTTAGGGTATAGGGTCAACTTTATCATCAACATAACAGATATCGATGATAAGATATTTGAGAAGGCTAAGAGAGAGGGAAGGTCTGCGAGCGAAATAGCCTCCAAATACAAGGAGGCTTGCATAGAAGACTTAAAAAGCATAGGTGTTGAAACCGTAACCCTATTCGCGCAAGCATCAGCCTACCTACCTCAGATGATTCAGCAGATACAAACTCTGCTGGAGAAGGGCTACGCCTATAAGACAAGCCGCAATATCTACTTTGATACATCAAAGTTCCCTGCCTTCGGTGCATTATCGCATCAGAGTAGGGCTGAGCTCTCCCTACGCAGAATCGATTTGGATCCTGAGAAAAAGAATCCTACGGACTTCATCCTATGGCGAAATGTTGATGAAGATGAGGAGGGTTTCGATAGCCCGTTTGGCTGGGGTAGACCTGGTTGGCATATAGAGGATACGGCCATCTCCATAACACACTTCAGTAACTCATACGATGTGCACGGCGGTGCTGTTGAGCTCATATATCCGCACCACGAAGCTGAAATAGCTCAAGCTGAAGCGTATACAGGTCACAAACCATTCGTAAAATATTGGGTGCACACAGGTCTACTAAAGCTAGGTGGGGAGAAGATGGCGAAGTCTTCGGGGAACTACATAACGATAAGAGATGCTCTGGAGAAGTGGAACCCAAATCTACTCAGGCTCTACTTCCTCTCAACGAAATACAGGAGGAGCATGATCTTCGATGAGGAGAAGATGATGAAGCTCAAAAGTAAGCTCAGAGCCGTCGAGAAACTCTGGGACAGTTGCCAAAGATTATCTTCAACAGATGGGCAAGGTAATTTGAGCCCTAAGATCAGAGCCCTAAAGCAGCGTTTCACCGCACACATGAACGAGGATTTCAACACACCAGCAGCAATCCAAGCCCTCTATGAAGTGGCAGAGCTTATCAACACATCAACAGCAATGCAAGCAGAGGGTATACTGAAGAATTCTTATCAAACCATAGCAGGCATCCTTGCTGTCCTCGGTTTATTCTCAGTGAAACACAATTGGAGCATCTAG